The proteins below are encoded in one region of Fibrella aestuarina BUZ 2:
- a CDS encoding PIN domain-containing protein, translated as MDNQTIEMCVSETVLSEFAFYWIAIAGEKAPATLKRDGTIGSILTTYSPRPILDQLTFLASSPTIVPLYLRYMQQYNLLPNDALILATCKLHRISRLASYDADFGTACAGEGIQLIQQIADLTA; from the coding sequence ATGGATAACCAGACCATCGAGATGTGCGTCAGTGAAACGGTCCTCAGCGAATTTGCTTTTTACTGGATAGCTATTGCTGGCGAGAAGGCCCCTGCTACGCTCAAACGAGATGGCACCATTGGATCAATACTTACGACCTACAGTCCGAGACCAATTCTCGACCAGCTGACTTTTCTGGCCAGCAGCCCAACCATCGTTCCGCTTTACCTTCGCTACATGCAGCAGTACAACCTGTTGCCCAACGATGCGCTCATCCTGGCGACCTGCAAACTGCACCGCATCAGCCGACTTGCCAGCTACGACGCCGACTTCGGCACAGCCTGTGCGGGTGAGGGCATTCAACTCATCCAGCAGATCGCCGATCTGACCGCCTAG
- a CDS encoding 3-hydroxyacyl-CoA dehydrogenase NAD-binding domain-containing protein, translated as MINYTVEQNVAVIRWNLTSSPMNVLNDESIPQFEEALNRAYADEAVKGIIITSDKPEFVAGADLKMILRNNDKDPAEMLKVSAELNRIFRGIETSGKPAVAAINGTALGGGYEICLACHYRVALNNPKTQIGLVEVTIGLLPGAGGTQRLPRMIGMQAALPLLVEGKKLNVQDALKAGLVDDIAETPTTMMDKARAWILANPQPVKPWDQIDKKTGRIAARDNFKVPGGNVQSPVGAQTFAAGTAMLMDKTKGNYPAPLEIMACVYEGLQVNIDRALAIEARHFVKVATSKVAKNLIGTMFLGMNEANKGASRPKDVLRTDVKKLGILGAGMMGAGIAYVSALAGIEVVLKDVSVEAAEKGKDYSRNLLKKGVERGKVDPLSVDATLNRIKPSADYADMQGCDLIIEAVFENRDLKATVTKEAEPMLADNSVFGSNTSTLPITGLAEASQNPANFIGIHFFSPVDKMMLVEIIVGKQTSEYALAVAMDYTRKIRKTPIVVNDSRGFYTSRCFGTYTAEGMELLRDGVNPILIENAGKAAGMPVGPLAVTDEVALDLVYKISGQSIKDGVLSETDTSYQVAKQFVGLGRLGKKAKAGFYDYPDDGSPKQLWPDLAKLFPLADQQPSLDEVKTRLLYRQAIEAVRCYEEGVIRTQLDANLGSILAWGFPAYTGGALAFVDFVGVGTFVSTLDRLADQYGERFRPTEKLRERAGVKATA; from the coding sequence ATGATTAACTACACGGTCGAGCAAAACGTTGCGGTCATCCGCTGGAACCTCACCAGCAGCCCGATGAACGTGCTGAACGACGAATCGATCCCGCAATTCGAGGAAGCCCTCAACCGCGCCTACGCCGACGAGGCCGTCAAAGGCATCATTATCACCAGCGACAAACCGGAGTTCGTCGCTGGTGCCGATCTGAAAATGATCCTGCGCAACAACGATAAAGATCCCGCTGAGATGCTAAAGGTATCGGCGGAACTGAACCGGATTTTCCGTGGCATCGAAACAAGCGGCAAACCCGCCGTGGCGGCCATCAACGGTACGGCGCTGGGCGGCGGTTATGAGATTTGCCTGGCCTGCCACTACCGCGTCGCACTCAACAACCCCAAAACCCAGATCGGGCTGGTCGAGGTGACGATCGGGCTGCTGCCGGGTGCGGGCGGCACCCAACGCCTGCCGCGCATGATCGGGATGCAGGCCGCGTTGCCGTTACTGGTAGAAGGCAAAAAGCTGAACGTGCAGGATGCGCTGAAAGCCGGCCTGGTCGATGATATTGCCGAAACGCCCACGACGATGATGGACAAGGCTCGCGCTTGGATACTGGCCAATCCGCAGCCCGTCAAACCGTGGGATCAGATCGATAAGAAAACGGGCAGGATCGCGGCCCGCGATAATTTCAAAGTGCCGGGGGGCAACGTGCAAAGTCCGGTGGGGGCGCAGACCTTCGCGGCGGGCACGGCCATGCTGATGGACAAAACCAAAGGCAATTACCCCGCCCCGCTCGAAATTATGGCCTGCGTGTACGAAGGTTTGCAAGTCAACATCGACCGGGCACTGGCCATCGAAGCGCGGCATTTTGTGAAAGTAGCGACCTCGAAAGTGGCCAAGAACCTGATCGGGACGATGTTCCTGGGCATGAACGAGGCCAACAAAGGCGCAAGCCGCCCCAAAGACGTTCTGAGAACCGACGTGAAGAAACTCGGTATCCTGGGCGCGGGCATGATGGGCGCGGGCATCGCCTACGTGTCGGCGCTGGCGGGAATCGAGGTGGTGCTGAAAGATGTGTCGGTCGAGGCGGCGGAGAAGGGGAAAGACTATTCGCGGAACCTACTGAAGAAAGGCGTCGAGCGCGGCAAAGTCGATCCGTTGAGCGTCGACGCCACGTTGAACCGCATCAAACCCTCCGCCGATTACGCCGACATGCAGGGGTGCGACCTGATCATCGAGGCCGTCTTCGAAAACCGCGACCTGAAAGCCACCGTCACGAAAGAAGCCGAGCCGATGCTGGCCGACAACAGCGTTTTTGGCTCTAATACATCCACGCTACCCATTACCGGCCTGGCCGAGGCGTCGCAGAACCCGGCCAACTTCATAGGCATCCACTTCTTCTCGCCCGTCGACAAGATGATGCTGGTGGAGATCATCGTGGGCAAACAAACGTCGGAGTACGCGCTGGCCGTGGCGATGGACTACACGCGCAAAATCCGCAAAACGCCTATCGTCGTCAATGACAGTCGGGGTTTCTACACGTCGCGCTGTTTTGGTACCTACACGGCTGAAGGTATGGAACTGCTGCGCGATGGTGTCAACCCGATCCTGATCGAAAACGCGGGCAAAGCCGCCGGGATGCCCGTGGGTCCGCTGGCCGTGACCGACGAAGTGGCGCTCGATCTGGTGTACAAGATTTCGGGACAAAGCATCAAGGACGGCGTCCTGAGCGAGACCGATACAAGCTATCAGGTCGCTAAACAGTTTGTCGGGTTGGGCCGACTGGGTAAAAAGGCTAAAGCTGGTTTTTACGACTACCCCGACGATGGCAGCCCCAAACAACTCTGGCCGGACCTGGCCAAACTGTTCCCGCTGGCCGACCAACAACCGAGTCTCGACGAGGTGAAGACCCGGCTGCTCTATCGGCAGGCCATTGAGGCGGTACGTTGCTACGAGGAAGGCGTGATACGTACCCAACTCGATGCCAACCTCGGCTCCATTCTAGCGTGGGGGTTCCCGGCGTATACGGGTGGGGCGTTGGCGTTTGTCGACTTCGTGGGCGTAGGTACGTTCGTTAGTACGCTCGACCGCCTGGCCGATCAGTACGGCGAGCGCTTCCGGCCTACTGAAAAGCTGCGCGAACGAGCTGGTGTGAAAGCCACTGCCTGA
- a CDS encoding FHA domain-containing protein codes for MDKPNRFLQKLNNLLVPKAVDDDEAKPVSSEQILHALLASFDASLERESIGNKLLFNAHYLIVLHPTAYEQRLAALPAIVDEAVRLFIDHLRQRKGPHDQVMPVSSHWFFKFGPGTEYNGEAIGVGDLKVVGSLSGQSVGESPRPVAQRGGNKVTRKVQNTNVFDTLDTNRQAFSHIDFRESGAFAVDIDLSQFAPPVPQPAAQPQAPANVPAAPMPASPQSRPAPGPQPQAFARIDCYMADLNTEETYWMQDREVVLARREPDNEAFPNYIRLNSPYVSNPHARIRFNDTTQSFELASFSRNETRINEQVVARSDPGQPQWVPLPSPSQILLNGVVTLQFSAQEGMANE; via the coding sequence ATGGATAAACCGAACCGGTTTTTACAAAAATTAAATAACCTGCTTGTTCCCAAAGCTGTCGATGACGACGAAGCCAAACCGGTGTCGAGCGAACAGATTTTGCACGCGCTACTGGCCTCATTCGATGCGTCATTGGAGCGTGAAAGCATCGGCAACAAGCTGCTGTTCAACGCGCACTACCTGATTGTGCTGCACCCCACGGCCTACGAACAACGGCTGGCCGCGCTACCCGCTATTGTCGATGAAGCCGTGCGGTTGTTTATCGATCACCTTCGGCAGCGCAAAGGACCGCACGATCAGGTGATGCCCGTGTCGTCGCACTGGTTTTTCAAATTCGGCCCCGGCACTGAATACAATGGCGAAGCCATCGGCGTCGGTGACCTGAAAGTGGTCGGGTCGCTGTCGGGGCAATCGGTGGGGGAGAGTCCGCGTCCGGTAGCGCAGCGGGGTGGCAACAAGGTGACGCGCAAAGTGCAGAACACCAATGTGTTCGATACGCTTGACACTAACCGGCAGGCGTTTAGCCATATCGATTTTCGGGAGTCAGGCGCGTTTGCCGTCGATATTGATCTGAGCCAGTTTGCGCCGCCCGTGCCCCAACCCGCCGCACAGCCTCAGGCTCCGGCCAACGTACCAGCCGCGCCGATGCCGGCCTCACCACAAAGCCGACCGGCCCCGGGCCCACAACCCCAGGCTTTTGCCCGGATCGACTGCTACATGGCCGATTTGAACACGGAAGAAACCTACTGGATGCAGGACCGCGAGGTGGTATTGGCCCGCCGGGAGCCCGACAACGAAGCGTTTCCCAACTACATCCGCCTCAACTCGCCCTACGTGTCGAATCCGCACGCCCGGATTCGGTTCAACGACACCACCCAGTCGTTTGAACTGGCGTCGTTCAGTCGCAACGAGACGCGCATTAATGAGCAGGTCGTTGCCCGCAGCGATCCGGGACAGCCGCAGTGGGTGCCCCTGCCGAGCCCGTCGCAGATCCTGCTCAACGGCGTCGTAACGCTTCAGTTCAGTGCACAGGAAGGAATGGCTAATGAATGA
- a CDS encoding PP2C family protein-serine/threonine phosphatase, protein METLRIAGQTDVGRQRRDNQDAFICEPIWTDDTALLAVIDGVGGYAGGDIAANIARDAIRHYMTEPTGDPLTMLREAVVYANNQIDQRRRSDPGLSMMCCVLTAAIADVRQQKVWFAHVGDTRLYRIRLDTGHLQKLTSDHSVVGVREDANQLTEAQAMRHPRRNEVLRTVGSALHRVDDADFLESGESDFGAGEGLLLCSDGLTDMLTSAEVVTVLNTETPPDEQITELIRQANDVGGQDNITVVLALHTADSAASDVISVEPVTVEPVEAVYKATPTGPLPPLVTPISPPPAMPEPVVSGQVGNRWWLLIVLALALGLIIYWLSGL, encoded by the coding sequence ATGGAAACACTTCGTATCGCCGGGCAAACCGACGTAGGGCGGCAACGGCGCGACAATCAAGACGCATTTATCTGTGAACCCATCTGGACCGACGACACGGCGCTGCTGGCCGTTATCGACGGCGTGGGTGGTTATGCAGGTGGTGACATCGCCGCCAACATCGCCCGTGACGCGATCCGCCACTACATGACTGAACCCACCGGCGACCCGCTGACGATGCTGCGCGAAGCCGTCGTGTATGCCAATAATCAGATCGATCAGCGCCGCCGGTCCGATCCGGGTTTGTCGATGATGTGCTGCGTGCTGACGGCCGCTATTGCCGACGTTCGCCAGCAAAAGGTGTGGTTTGCGCATGTCGGCGACACGCGGCTGTACCGAATCCGCCTCGATACGGGTCATCTGCAAAAGCTGACGAGCGACCATTCGGTGGTGGGCGTGCGCGAAGATGCCAATCAACTGACCGAGGCGCAGGCCATGCGACACCCCCGCCGCAACGAGGTGCTGCGAACAGTGGGTTCGGCGCTGCATCGGGTCGACGACGCCGATTTCCTGGAATCGGGTGAGTCGGATTTTGGGGCGGGCGAGGGGCTGCTGCTCTGTAGCGATGGCCTCACCGACATGCTAACATCGGCCGAGGTCGTGACCGTATTGAACACCGAAACACCGCCTGACGAACAGATTACCGAACTGATCCGGCAAGCCAACGACGTGGGCGGTCAGGATAATATAACGGTTGTTCTGGCGTTACATACCGCCGATTCGGCTGCCAGTGACGTTATTAGCGTAGAACCCGTGACGGTGGAGCCCGTCGAGGCTGTCTATAAAGCGACGCCGACAGGCCCGCTGCCGCCATTGGTTACGCCAATAAGCCCGCCGCCAGCAATGCCCGAGCCTGTAGTTTCCGGGCAGGTGGGTAATCGGTGGTGGCTGCTGATCGTGCTGGCGCTGGCTTTGGGTCTGATCATCTATTGGCTGAGTGGCCTATAA
- a CDS encoding serine/threonine protein kinase — translation MSEQQYVIEERAYMATVSFNTHFPGYTVLGELGRGNARVLKARHDATGELVAIKHFALNTDAQTLHRFQQESEIMTRLRHPNIVQVREIRLDAPLPYLVMELVEGGSVRQLLNEQKTLPIAQTVRLGLQMIEAFRVIHGQEVVHRDVKPENILYRQLPSGELHFLLTDFGIARLREQPATVTGQSLMTYEYASPEQFENPRNVDAATDYYSLGVVLFECLSGHVPFAMNEGVGIVTFMNTVLNASPAEAVATLGMSIPKSLGTLLTGLLTKNAPERIRQPDAVKVALKQAELEQLLAEQVNPAATQAVVQTDPATPPSPASRRTAARPAPTQAYTAPVVEPSPDRPSSRRTWTIVLASLVVAALVGAALIVWDRQSSPPKPVATGQQPAPEPPSVLEQLMGVDEEDSTAVDSATIKPVRRDSTEAERQLAAAKAAEQRRQENVKAAKLLNAQVMGFKTGLFGGISDLKIRVENPTTLTFTRVRVVVTYIKEGGGVFKEETMYFANMGPYSELIRRAPDTSRGTKVRVKITAYDSPDIPDLHPPTTPDADVDSQL, via the coding sequence TTGTCTGAACAACAATACGTTATCGAAGAACGCGCGTACATGGCGACCGTCAGTTTCAATACACATTTTCCGGGGTATACCGTGCTGGGCGAGCTGGGGCGGGGCAACGCGCGGGTGCTGAAAGCCCGTCACGACGCCACGGGCGAGCTGGTGGCGATCAAACACTTTGCCCTGAACACCGACGCGCAAACCCTGCACCGATTCCAGCAGGAGTCGGAAATTATGACCCGCCTGCGCCACCCAAACATTGTGCAGGTGCGCGAGATCCGGCTCGATGCGCCGCTGCCTTACCTGGTGATGGAGCTGGTAGAAGGCGGTAGCGTGCGGCAACTGCTCAACGAGCAAAAAACGCTGCCCATCGCCCAAACGGTCCGGCTCGGTTTGCAGATGATCGAAGCCTTTCGGGTCATCCACGGGCAGGAGGTGGTGCATCGCGATGTCAAGCCCGAAAACATCCTGTATCGCCAGCTACCCAGCGGTGAGCTGCATTTTTTGCTAACGGATTTTGGCATCGCCCGCCTGCGCGAACAGCCCGCCACCGTAACGGGGCAGTCGCTGATGACCTATGAATATGCCTCGCCGGAGCAGTTTGAAAACCCCCGTAACGTCGACGCCGCGACCGATTATTATTCGCTGGGCGTGGTGCTGTTTGAATGCCTGAGTGGTCACGTTCCGTTTGCGATGAACGAAGGCGTGGGCATTGTGACGTTCATGAACACGGTACTGAACGCCTCTCCCGCCGAAGCGGTGGCCACGCTGGGTATGTCGATTCCGAAGAGTCTGGGTACGTTGCTGACGGGTCTATTGACCAAAAACGCCCCCGAGCGCATCCGCCAGCCCGACGCCGTAAAAGTGGCCCTGAAGCAGGCCGAACTGGAGCAGTTGCTGGCCGAGCAGGTAAACCCGGCCGCCACGCAGGCGGTCGTGCAAACCGACCCGGCCACACCGCCTTCGCCCGCCAGCCGGCGCACCGCTGCCCGCCCGGCACCGACCCAGGCCTATACGGCGCCCGTTGTTGAGCCCTCACCGGACCGGCCGTCGAGCCGACGTACCTGGACGATCGTGCTGGCTTCGTTGGTGGTGGCGGCACTGGTTGGGGCGGCGTTGATTGTCTGGGACCGGCAAAGTAGCCCACCCAAACCCGTTGCGACGGGGCAACAACCAGCACCGGAGCCCCCCTCAGTATTGGAGCAGTTGATGGGCGTCGACGAAGAAGACTCAACAGCGGTCGATTCCGCCACGATCAAACCCGTCCGTCGCGATTCAACCGAGGCTGAGCGCCAACTGGCTGCTGCGAAGGCCGCCGAACAGCGTCGGCAGGAGAACGTGAAGGCTGCCAAACTGCTCAACGCGCAGGTGATGGGGTTCAAGACTGGCCTGTTTGGCGGGATCAGCGACCTGAAAATCCGGGTCGAAAACCCAACGACGCTGACGTTTACACGGGTACGCGTCGTGGTTACCTACATTAAGGAGGGTGGCGGCGTTTTTAAAGAAGAAACTATGTATTTCGCTAATATGGGGCCTTACTCGGAGCTTATCCGAAGGGCACCTGATACCTCTCGAGGCACTAAAGTGCGCGTAAAAATTACCGCCTACGACTCGCCCGATATCCCTGATCTTCATCCACCGACTACCCCAGATGCCGATGTCGACAGTCAGCTTTAA